Proteins from one Podospora pseudoanserina strain CBS 124.78 chromosome 1, whole genome shotgun sequence genomic window:
- a CDS encoding hypothetical protein (EggNog:ENOG503NXRK; COG:G; COG:M) yields the protein MPPRTLLITGATGQQGSAVIDALLSHPLSSSDTFTVLAVEQHLRKNATRTMGWTILGPVIFMDNPPPGLAGKVFMTLLRDTLGRDKPLQWIATRDIGFFAAEAFHNPEEWNKKATGLAGG from the exons ATGCCTCCTcgcaccctcctcatcaccggcgcAACGGGCCAACAAGGCTCCGCCGTCATTgacgccctcctctcccatccccTATCCTCCTCAGACACCTTCACCGTCCTAGCA gttgagcagcACTTGCGGAAGAACGCGACCAGAACCATGGGCTGGACAATTCTGGGACCGGTGATATTTATGGATAACCCTCCTCCCGGGTTAGCGGGCAAGGTGTTTATGACTTTGCTGAGGGATACCCTCGGGCGAGATAAGCCGCTGCAGTGGATTGCCACAAGAGACATCGGCTTCTTTGCTGCGGAGGCGTTCCATAATCCGGAGGAGTGGAATAAAAAGGCGACGGGGCTGGCGGGGGGATGA
- a CDS encoding hypothetical protein (EggNog:ENOG503P5A4) codes for MAQLPSEVMGQCVAILLYSWFCLAVGLFLLWIVWVHDERTSYVIMLGSFMVLHTFTSIIQQIHTITWWNDIKTAQWQNVVANVGNPELNITGASTGLDLVLFYIQYYCYNVESLLVVFWAVELANSIFQLRITKMYRFHASLIAKGTAAVIPAVFMVLLRFSKIQASTVGFLILSSGIMIACFLAGSLILLSILGKYIHSRVMVLSWDVRYGRSTNTGGGTSDGTNPTSSSQPKPPLPKRKNIYDRWLVLRFTVAFIALSLFQLVVVMFQLRASQTNSVENVPAEPDLSAGRAVTDFVLYIPGVTAPVLAYLVFGTTRTFRDYAWSVLAPRWLLAKREARKQARKKPSVVIGARDLAIISQEQANKAGRDLESGLCHYEVGVTAGRDRANSNAGRERSFSNAGRDRAYSNAGRMRGNSIRLQNLNSSHNHIVGAMKDKDSDEDEWPIMKHESIQVTTEIDRSSGHSSQWKDMMDKDRRI; via the exons ATGGCTCAACTGCCGTCTGAGGTCATGGGCCAGTGTGTTGCTATTCTTCTCTACAGCTGGTTTTGCCTGGCCGTCGGCTTGTTCTTGCTGTGGATCGTGTGGGTTCATGATGAGCGCACGAGCT ATGTCATCATGCTGGGGTCTTTCATGGTCTTGCACACATTTACCTCAATCATCCAGCAAATACACACCATCACCTGGTGGAACGATATCAAGACAGCACAATGGCAGAATGTCGTTGCCAATGTGGGGAATCCTGAGCTCAACATCACGGGTGCATCAACCGGTCTGGATTTAGTGCTGTTTTACATTC AGTACTATTGCTACAATGTAGAATCACTACTCGTTGTCTTTTGGGCTGTAGAGCTGGCCAACAGTATCTTCCAGCTACGCATCACCAAAATGTACCGGTTCCACGCCTCTCTGATTGCCAAGGGTACTGCGGCCGTGATTCCGGCTGTGTTTATGGTTTTGCTTCGGTTCAGCAAGATTCAGGCCAGTACTGTCGGGTTCCTAATCTTGTCCAGCGGAATCA TGATCGCTTGCTTCCTGGCCGGCagcttgatcttgttgtcgATTCTTGGCAAATACATTCACTCGCGGGTAATGGTGTTGTCATGGGACGTTCGGTATGGGCGCTCAACGAACACTGGTGGAGGCACCTCGGATGGAACGAATCCAACCAGTAGCTCGCAGCCGAAGCCTCCGTtgccgaagaggaagaatATCTACGAcaggtggttggtgttgcggtTCACCGTTGCTTTCATCGCCTTGAG CCTTTTTCAACTCGTCGTTGTCATGTTCCAGCTCCGAGCTTCACAGACCAACTCGGTCGAAAATGTCCCGGCAGAGCCGGACCTGAGCGCCGGGAGAGCCGTTACCGACTTTGTTCTTTACATCCCTGGAGTTACGGCGCCGGTACTGGCTTATTTGGTGTTTGGAACAACGAGGACCTTTCGAGATTATGCCTGGTCAGTACTTGCGCCGCGGTGGTTGCTGGCGAAGCGAGAGGCACGCAAGCAGGCCAGGAAGAAGCCCAGCGTCGTGATCGGTGCGAGGGACTTGGCCATCATCAGCCAGGAGCAGGCAAACAAAGCGGGCCGTGATTTGGAATCAGGACTTTGTCATTACGAGGTCGGCGTCACTGCCGGGAGGGATAGGGCGAACAGCAACGCTGGGAGGGAAAGGTCATTTAGCAACGCCGGGAGGGATAGGGCGTATAGCAATgctgggaggatgagggggaacAGCATAAGGCTGCAGAACCTCAATTCTTCCCACAACCACATTGTGGGTGCGATGAAGGATAAGGACTCGGATGAGGATGAATGGCCGATTATGAAGCATGAGTCCATTCAGGTCACGACCGAAATCGACCGAAGCTCTGGCCACTCTAGTCAGTGGAAGGATATGATGGACAAGGATCGGAGGATATGA
- a CDS encoding hypothetical protein (COG:G; EggNog:ENOG503NUE0), translating into MGSTLEIDKFLEPLAIDVQKLSGLAHEMASTFGKLSAESSDMFLPTPISESILSPEVSAGQDGSDSGRYLAIDIGGTNLRVGFIELQHDLVVDDAGMPSTARKLNRLLEHSWPIGESLKNENSESLFSWIGDRIAHVVRKGCDAFSLSPDQDLPLGVTFSFPMHQTSLSEAKLMAMGKGFAITSNLDLGGHLTTGYEKHKTADMPNIKIAAIANDSVSTLVSFICQFPAKAHQKAAMGVIVGTGCNATIPLKLSTLHESKRPASINVLPGQDVATAKIAVNTEWSINGSAPPLRKFGLINKWDEELDRAGEIPGFQPLEYMTAGRYLGELGRIMFLDYCINVLKLSVSTLPSKLRQRFGLTTTFLSHYYHNSPKGSMADQLSNEFPAEHPEFEWTKTLEAVLHKIAVAIQKRAAGIIAASTIGLLMCAEEIPEPGAIGKKDITELVVGYTGGCIQHFQDYLADTQAYLDKILALEFDGKAPIRVVLHPCHDGGITGAGVLVPAALASMRT; encoded by the exons ATGGGTTCGACGCTTGAAATCGACAAGTTTCTCGAGCCACTGGCTATCGATGTCCAGAAACTCTCTGGGCTCGCTCACGAGATGGCCTCGACCTTTGGCAAGCTCTCAGCCGAGTCGTCGGACATGTTCCTGCCCACCCCAATCTCTGAATCGATCTTATCCCCCGAGGTGAGCGCCGGCCAGGACGGCAGTGATAGCGGTCG TTACCTCGCCATTGACAT TGGCGGAACCAACCTCCGTGTTGGGTTCATCGAGCTTCAGCACGATTTGGTTGTGGATGACGCTGGCATGCCCAGCACCGCCCGCAAGTTGAACCGCCTTCTCGAGCACTCCTGGCCCATCGGTGAAAGTCTCAAGAACGAGAATTCGGAGAGTTTGTTCTCATGGATTGGCGACCGCATTGCACATGTTGTCCGCAAGGGCTGCGATGCCTTCAGTCTTTCTCCTGACCAGGACCTTCCCCTGGGTGTTACGTTCAGTTTTCCCATGCACCAGACCTCACTGTCCGAGGCCAAActgatggcgatgggaaAGGGTTTTGCCATCACGTCTAACCTGGATCTCGGTGGCCACCTGACCACTGGTTATGAGAAGCACAAGACTGCTGACATGCCGAACATCAAGATTGCTGCGATTGCGAACGATTCCGTGTCAACTCTTGTCTCTTTCATCTGCCAGTTTCCCGCCAAAGCCCATCAGAAAGCGGCCATGGGCGTCATTGTCGGCACGGGCTGCAACGCCACCATTCCCCTGAAGCTTTCTACCCTGCATGAGAGCAAGCGCCCGGCTTCCATCAACGTCTTGCCCGGTCAGGATGTGGCTACAGCCAAAATTGCTGTCAACACCGAGTGGAGCATCAACGGCTCTGCGCCTCCTCTCCGCAAGTTTGGTCTGATCAACAAGTGggacgaggagcttgacAGGGCCGGAGAGATTCCCGGCTTCCAGCCTCTTGAGTACATGACTGCCGGACGCTAcctgggcgagctgggcAGAATCATGTTTCTTGACTACTGCATCAATGTCCTCAAGTTGTCTGTCTCTACGCTGCCAAGCAAGCTTCGTCAGAGATTTggcctcaccaccactttCTTGAGCCACTATTACCACAACAGCCCCAAGGGTAGCATGGCCGACCAGCTGAGCAACGAGTTCCCGGCCGAGCATCCCGAGTTTGAGTGGACCAAGACGCTCGAGGCCGTCCTGCACAAGATTGCCGTGGCGATTCAGAAGAGAGCTGCCGGCATCATTGCTGCTTCGACAATTGGTTTGCTGATGTGTGCCGAGGAGATCCCGGAGCCTGGTGCTATTGGGAAGAAGGACATCACTGAGTTGGTGGTTGGATACACTGGTGGGTGCATTCAGCACTTCCAAGACTACTTGGCCGACACACAGGCCTATCTGGATAAGATTTTGGCGTTGGAGTTTGATGGGAAAGCCCCTATTCGTGTGGTCTTGCATCCCTGCCACGATGGCGGTATCACCGGCGCCGGCGTTTTGGTGCCTGCTGCTTTGGCCAGTATGCGTACCTGA
- a CDS encoding hypothetical protein (COG:S; EggNog:ENOG503P24I) yields the protein MGMDEKYPAGNPGMPLIPPRRGLSPGRFLLAVAYLVVVGFIYCFFQQNPNHPLHSHTAHHHAAQQPSAPETVIKMVEPSVRRGLVPLEAHIMSKCPDAKDCLRDLVLPVMQKTLDKVNFTLSFIGRPTEHDDGVACKHGAEECLGNIIELCAQSLYPDPKTYLGFVMCLTKDYRHIPQRGLIEDCALEHAIDFDKLNECATKDDGAYGMGMLRSSVRRTSAAGVTKSCTVRLNEEIYCVRDNGQWKECPHGSSVNDLVIAIEKLYHRRA from the exons atgGGGATGGACGAGAAATACCCCGCTGGCAACCCCGGAATGCCGCTCATCCCACCGCGTCGCGGCCTCAGCCCAGGACGTTTCCTCCTCGCTGTCGCATACCTTGTCGTTGTCGGATTCATCTACTGCTTCTTCCAGCAGAACCCAAACCACCCGCTTCACTCACACACCGCCCATCACCATGCCGCTCAGCAACCCTCGGCGCCTGAGACGGTGATCAAGATGGTGGAGCCTAGCGTcagaagggggttggttccTCTTGAGGCGCATATCATGTCCAAGTGCCCTGATGCGAAG GACTGCCTCCGCGACCTCGTTCTCCCCGTCATGCAAAAGACTCTCGACAAGGTCAACTTTACCCTCTCGTTCATCGGCCG ACCAACCGAACACGATGACGGAGTGGCTTGCAAGCATGGCGCAGAGGAGT GCCTCGGCAACATCATTGAGCTCTGCGCCCAAAGCCTTTACCCAGACCCCAAGACCTATCTCGGGTTCGTCATGTGCTTAACCAAGGACTACCGCCACATCCCCCAGCGTGGTTTGATCGAGGACTGCGCCCTCGAGCATGCCATCGACTTTGACAAGCTCAACGAGTGCGCCACCAAGGATGATGGCGCCTATGGGATGGGTATGCTCAGAAGCAGCGTCAGGAGAACCTCGGCGGCCGGCGTGACCAAGAGCTGCACCGTCCGCCTCAACGAGGAGATCTACTGCGTCCGCGATAACGGCCAGTGGAAGGAATGCCCCCACGGCTCCAGCGTCAATGACCTCGTCATTGCGATTGAGAAGCTTTACCACCGGCGCGCTTGA
- a CDS encoding hypothetical protein (EggNog:ENOG503P4XE; COG:J), with the protein MPPSRKLISSGSPFEARIGYSRAVVQGDMVFVSGCTGYDYKTGLISPNVVDQAEQTFQNIAAALAEAGAGMQDVVRVRYILPDRKDFESTWPVLQKWLGNVRPAATMIQAGLMEEVMKIEVEVTAKVDR; encoded by the exons atgcccccctcccgcaagctcatctcctccggctccCCGTTCGAGGCTCGGATCGGGTACTCTCGAGCTGTAGTCCAGGGTGACATGGTTTTTGTATCTGGATGCACTGG CTACGACTACAAAACAggcctcatctcccccaacgtCGTCGACCAAGCAGAGCAAACCTTTCAAAACATCGCCGCTGCCTTGGCCGAAGCGGGCGCTGGGATGCAGGATGTTGTGAGAGTGAGATACATCCTGCCAGACAGGAAAGACTTTGAAAGCACCTG GCCTGTGCTCCAAAAGTGGCTGGGCAATGTGAGACCTGCCGCTACCATGATCCAGgctgggttgatggaggaggtgatgaagatTGAAGTTGAAGTCACCGCCAAAGTGGACAGGTAA
- a CDS encoding hypothetical protein (COG:S; EggNog:ENOG503P0FN), whose product MSSPLTVGVAGITGKFGRLIASKLLANPSTRVRGYGRNPSKLPSSLTTSARVQLFQGEAFDTAALKGFVTGCDVIICAYLGDDNLMIEGQKTLIDACEESGTVTRYVASDWSLDYTKLKLGELFPKDPMIKIKAYLDEKAAGGGRVKGVHVLIGGFMDAILSQFYGIWHPETKSIRFWGEGTEVWEGTSYENAAEFTAAVVADREAVGVKRFLGDRKTLNEIVELFEKVYGFKPALERQGSLEELKVLMHKTRAENPAEFFTYMKMFYQYYWLNGQTLVGPETDNDKYREIKAESWEDFLRKRSPEELAQAMYALA is encoded by the exons atgTCTTCCCCTTTAACAGTAGGAGTAGCAGGCATAACCGGCAAATTCGGCCGCCTCATCGCCTCCAAGCTTCttgccaacccctccacccgaGTCCGCGGTTATGGCCgcaacccctccaagctcccctcctccctcaccacctccgctcGCGTCCAGCTCTTCCAAGGCGAGGCGTTTGACACCGCAGCTCTCAAAGGCTTCGTCACAGGCTGCGACGTCATCATCTGCGCCTACTTGGGTGACGATAACCTCATGATCGAAGGGCAAAAAACCCTCATCGACGCCTGTGAGGAGTCTGGTACTGTCACCCGCTATGTGGCGAGTGATTGGTCGTTGGATtacaccaagctcaagctgGGGGAGCTGTTTCCCAAGGACCCGAtgatcaagatcaaggcgTACCTGGACGAGAAGGCTGCCGGGGGGGGCAGGGTCAAAGGGGTGCACGTGCTTATCGGGGGGTTTATGGACGCCATCTTGAGCCAGTTTTATGGGATTTGGCACCCGGAAACCAAAAGTATCAggttttggggggaagggacggaggtgtgggaggggacgAGTTATGAGAATGCTGCTGAGTTTACGGCTGCTGTGGTGGCGGATcgggaggcggtgggggtgAAGAGAT TCCTCGGTGATCGCAAGACGCTTAACGAGATCGTTGAGCTGTTTGAGAAGGTGTACGGGTTCAAGCCTGCGCTGGAGAGGCAGGGCTcgctggaggagctcaaggttTTGATGCACAAGACCAGGGCGGAGAACCCGGCTGAGTTCTTTACCTACATGAAAAT GTTCTACCAGTACTACTGGCTCAACGGGCAGACATTGGTTGGCCCCGAGACCGACAATGACAAGTACCGCGAGATCAAGGCTGAGAGTTGGGAGGATTTcttgaggaagagaagcCCGGAGGAGCTCGCGCAGGCCATGTATGCTTTGGCGTAG
- a CDS encoding hypothetical protein (EggNog:ENOG503NX8D; COG:S): MSTQAETKAKAEALVPKFKFEKLLNQDQAGRRTSLLGTIDSLPALLILERAPFPSSPNYLASVPTTLQTLKNLGANDIYHWYLANSSSQNPSDETADLKINLIHPCTERHIKKYSKQGVRLVSETPQIYLERVRPYMQAQRDAGRLNWVFNIVEGRTEVEDVIYRTPFDAASLNEEGFLLLPDLNWDRQTLDALHLLGLVERRDIWSLRDLKKKHIPWLNHMKEKFIEATTKVYPSIEADQLKLYVHYQPTYYHFHIHIVHVQLEAGATQATGKAVGLDSIISQLETMGGGDEAGMDRTTMSYTLGEASDLWVEVFEPLKRAGGKASQSQ, from the exons ATGTCCACACAAGCAGAGACCAAAGCCAAAGCCGAGGCACTCGTGCCAAAGTTCAAGTTCGAAAAGCTTCTGAATCAAG ACCAAGCAGGCCGCCgaacctccctcctcggcacaATCGACtctctccccgccctcctcatcctcgagcgtgcccccttcccatcctcccccaatTACCTCGCCTCAGTCCCGACCACCCTCCAAACTCTCAAGAACCTAGGTGCTAATGACATCTACCACTGGTACCTCGCCAATTCCTCATCCCAGAACCCATCCGACGAGACGGCCGACCTCAAGATCAACCTTATCCACCCCTGCACCGAAAGGCACATCAAGAAATACTCCAAACAGGGCGTCCGTCTCGTCTCCGAAACACCGCAAATCTACCTCGAGCGTGTCAGGCCGTACATGCAAGCCCAGCGCGACGCCGGCCGTCTGAACTGGGTGTTCAATATTGTTGAAGGGAGGAccgaggtcgaggatgtcATCTACCGCACACCGTTCGATGCCGCTTCCCTCAACGAAGAAGggttcttgttgctgcccgACCTGAACTGGGACCGCCAGACCCTCGATGCGCTGCACTTACTGGGTCTGGTGGAGAGAAGAGACATTTGGTCCTTGCGCGACctgaaaaagaaacacaTCCCTTGGCTGAACCACATGAAGGAGAAGTTCATCGAGGCAACGACAAAGGTGTACCCATCCATCGAGGCTGACCAGCTGAAACTCTATGTCCACTACCAGCCCACATATTACCACTTTCATATTCACATTGTGCACGTTCAGCTCGAGGCGGGCGCCACGCAGGCGACGGGTAAGGCGGTTGGATTAGATAGCATTATATCGCAGTTGGAGACGATGGGTGGCGGGGACGAAGCGGGCATGGACCGGACTACAATGAGCTACACTCTGGGCGAGGCCAGCGATCTGTGGGTCGAGGTGTTCGAGCCGCTCAAGCGCGCCGGTGGTAAAGCTTCTCAATCGCAATGA
- a CDS encoding hypothetical protein (COG:B; EggNog:ENOG503Q0C6) has product MGSAAAPMLMDDSEHPTDTAIPTSTTSLARLSCTSCRDRKQKCDRNLPVCRRCTSLRNDCVYPSSRKSGQGKRKQARDLEAKLFRLEDQLRTIRHSADADRCNSPRTVRTAVSSNVVYSSPVASSADQSWLSEATIQEGRDVGEPRSHQHQQPADWLANSELELTELDDAPLSRDLIEELTTLYFKNGYHCSPMIHPSRYLESLRSDVPSRQPPLFLQLVIMATGASTDPSHASLAMSLYRRARKLAEQDEAKEPNAFMLAHAQCWVLMASFEAQSTLFSRASLSLGKSIRIAQILNLHQLDRCPQPPSLFQSHLEPPSSRNLDWIEMEERRRTWWVIYSADRLVFATSALPSIIDDRMVHTLLPKPEEAFTSGREETPQEHTNTLHQALRERSPPVSRLGARALAAHLFYRAVDLETTEARPEAQAEHNLESYWARQQDVGNDLLALLISLPRDLRLPASIGCQDTIYIHVLIHTALMCLHKTALRKAAEDGGQGVEASFVKAQGRSNLLAAAAQVIAIIRSIREEDLTEALKNPIQGYATYIASLVFFEDFALTRFEGSRANVVFLFDMLQRFSQTHPVARMLAGQLGHELERLEVVDTAMG; this is encoded by the exons ATGGGTTCCGCTGCTGCGCCGATGCTCATGGACGACTCTGAGCATCCTACAGACACAGCTATCCCAACATCCACAACTTCTTTGGCCCGACTATCATGCACATCGTGTCGCGATAGAAAGCAAAAATGCGACCGGAACCTACCAGTTTGCCGTCGATGTACGAGCCTGCGTAATGATTGCGTTTATCCAAGTTCCAGAAAGTCAGGCCAGGGCAAGCGGAAGCAGGCTCGCGATCTGGAAGCTAAATTGT TCCGACTCGAGGACCAGCTCAGAACAATCAGACATTCGGCTGATGCAGACCGCTGCAATTCACCGCGGACGGTCAGAACAGCCGTCTCGTCGAATGTCGTCTATTCTTCCCCGGTGGCGTCAAGCGCGGACCAATCATGGCTGAGCGAGGCTACGATTCAGGAAGGACGAGATGTCGGAGAGCCTCGAagtcaccaacatcaacagccgGCTGACTGGCTTGCCAATAGCGAACTGGAACTTACGGAGCTAGACGATGCCCCATTGTCACGCGACTTGATTGAGGAACT TACCACTTTATACTTTAAAAATGGCTATCACTGTTCCCCGATGATACACCCTTCTCGCTACCTAGAATCCTTGCGATCAGATGTTCCTTCTCGTCAGCCACCTTTGTTCCTCCAATTGGTGATCATGGCGACTGGAGCGAGTACCGACCCTTCACATGCCTCCCTAGCCATGTCTTTGTACCGTCGTGCTCGCAAACTTGCCGAGCAGGATGAAGCCAAG GAACCAAATGCATTCATGTTAGCTCATGCCCAATGCTGGGTGCTCATGGCCAGCTTCGAGGCTCAAAGCACACTGTTTTCTCGCGCTTCCCTCAGCCTGGGGAAGAGCATCAGGATCGCGCAGATCCTGAATCTGCACCAACTCGACAGATGCCCACAGCCACCATCTCTGTTTCAGTCTCATCTTGAGCCGCCGTCTTCGCGAAACCTCGACTGgattgagatggaggagcgCCGCAGGACCTGGTGGGTGATTTACTCTGCAGATCGGTTGGTTTTCGCAACCTCAGCGCTGCCTTCCATTATTGACGACCGGATGGTGCACACGCTGCTTCCTAAACCAGAGGAAGCCTTCACGAGCGGTAGAGAAGAGACGCCTCAAGAACACACAAACACTTTACACCAGGCATTGCGAGAAAGGTCACCACCCGTTTCGCGTCTGGGAGCACGTGCTCTCGCAGCTCATCTCTTTTATCGAGCTGTGGACTTGGAGACTACTGAGGCTCGGCCAGAGGCGCAGGCCGAGCACAACCTAGAATCTTATTGGGCTCGACAGCAAGACGTTGGCAATGATCTgcttgccctcctcatcagctTGCCCCGAGATCTCCGCCTCCCTGCCAGTATTGGGTGTCAAGATACTATTTATATCCACGTCCTGATACACACCGCCTTGATGTGCCTTCACAAGACCGCATTGCGCAAAGCAGCCGAAGATGGAGGTCAGGGGGTCGAGGCAAGCTTTGTTAAGGCGCAGGGCCGAAGCAACTTGCTTGCTGCAGCTGCGCAagtcatcgccatcatccgATCAATCAGGGAGGAGGACTTGACCGAGGCACTGAAGAACCCGATCCAGGGCTACGCAACGTACATTGCATCGCTGGTGTTTTTTGAAGACTTTGCGCTCACCCGCTTTGAGGGCAGCAGGGCCAATGttgtttttctctttgaCATGTTGCAAAGGTTCAGTCAGACACACCCGGTGGCAAGAATGCTGGCCGGTCAGCTCGGTCACGAGCTGGAGAGACTGGAGGTTGTGGATACGGCTATGGGATAG
- a CDS encoding hypothetical protein (EggNog:ENOG503NVMP; COG:B; BUSCO:EOG092645L9), translating to MEIDWEPPLPAGYNDLHRSFLQNFMAQGTLTLKQGKKLLADLKSKTTFEPVDPDTITLDQFTDAIRTAREAVEPLDYDIRYMRDQVRDERVWVFYNTQSDPASQMATVHSAEEVAYIKRLLDAMFETYNTPRMEVMAVDEGQALKVSRPSRQSMGNGHVNGANGEDAEGSQSATRGLKHSEVLALLSNLVAEGWLEKSRDGFYSLSTRALVELWSWLVATYNDEEEEWQHIKFCEACKEIVTHGQRCNNVDCTIRLHDVCEGNFWRTRPDRKCPKCQTEWDGSQFVGERAITSRSAFQRSRAGRRGRRSEVAEDAGEEEAED from the coding sequence ATGGAGATCGACTGGGAGCCACCTCTTCCAGCCGGGTACAATGACCTCCACCGTTCTTTTCTTCAAAACTTCATGGCACAAGGCACCCTCACGCTGAAACAAGGCAAGAAACTGCTGGCCGACCTCAAGTCAAAGACCACCTTTGAGCCCGTTGACCCGGACACCATCACTCTGGACCAGTTTACAGATGCCATCCGAACTGCGAGAGAGGCCGTGGAGCCATTGGACTATGACATCCGCTATATGCGCGATCAAGTCCGAGACGAGCGTGTCTGGGTTTTTTACAACACCCAGAGCgacccagccagccagaTGGCCACTGTCCATTCGGCCGAAGAGGTAGCATACATCAAGAGGCTGCTCGACGCCATGTTTGAGACGTACAACACGCCCCGCATGGAGGTCATGGCTGTGGATGAGGGACAGGCACTGAAGGTATCACGCCCCTCTCGGCAAAGTATGGGGAATGGACATGTCAACGGCGCCAATGGTGAGGATGCGGAAGGCAGTCAGTCAGCCACTCGGGGACTCAAACACTCCGAAGTGCTCGCGCTACTATCGAACCTGGTAGCcgaggggtggttggagaaGAGCAGGGACGGGTTTTACAGCCTAAGCACGAGAGCCCTGGTTGAGCTGTGGTCCTGGCTTGTTGCCACCTAcaacgacgaagaagaagagtggCAGCATATCAAGTTCTGCGAGGCGTGCAAGGAGATCGTGACGCACGGACAGCGGTGTAACAATGTAGACTGCACAATTCGCCTGCACGATGTTTGCGAGGGCAATTTTTGGAGGACCAGGCCGGACCGGAAGTGTCCGAAGTGTCAGACGGAGTGGGATGGATCTCAGTTTGTGGGGGAAAGGGCCATCACATCCAGATCGGCATTCCAAAGATCAAGAGCCGGGAGACGCGGGAGACGTAGCGAGGTCGCCGAAGAtgcaggcgaggaagaggctgaagactaa
- a CDS encoding hypothetical protein (EggNog:ENOG503NXVQ), with amino-acid sequence MAPHFPWRQKSKEKEKKAEEGGDGNAKVVLTPSAAPRVSVSSLSSDDNGKRIPVAPILDDEDEQFLERLVARTGFDAEEEEGPRPALPPRSKTPELTWDWDDKSETFQLFGASSASNPNDTALVLKDKNTELATIPKAPEQESPSGPEEIVIDAADTKADGKDNQNTKSKEKKPSRLSRMFTRSKKQGSSTPDNLAVPATEGTTKPESAEKEWADLSRLLDKLNLSSSGSISSDAKDLLVRPFVQILKDLANGVPTAVDDLVSLLDGRNDILTKTFEKLPSSLQKLVTQLPKKLTSSLAPEILAMAAEAQGLDKSKINADEGLKGAAKFFMPKNLSDLALTPALIKTMLKAILNALKTKFPMLAGTSALWSVAVFLLLFVLWYCHKRGREEREKKEKEEAEGEGEKKEGEADGEAVSGERVVEEVLQNERAGDGTVAGQGGNGELVVVVDAPGKGVPK; translated from the coding sequence ATGGCTCCGCATTTTCCATGGAGGCAAAAGtcaaaggagaaggagaagaaggccgaggagggtggtgatggcaaCGCGAAAGTCGTCTTGACGCCATCGGCCGCTCCCCGGGTTTCAGTATCGTCGCTTTCATCCGACGACAACGGCAAGCGAATCCCAGTGGCTcccatcctcgacgacgaggatgagcagTTTCTCGAACGACTCGTTGCGCGCACTGGCTTTGacgcggaggaggaagagggaccTCGGCCGGCGCTGCCGCCTCGATCGAAAACCCCCGAGTTGACGTGGGATTGGGATGACAAGAGCGAGACGTTCCAGCTGTTCGGCGCCAGCTCggcctccaaccccaacgatACGGCTCTGGTGTTGAAGGACAAGAATACCGAGCTGGCAACGATACCCAAGGCGCCAGAACAAGAGTCTCCTTCTGGGCCAGAGGAGATTGTTATCGACGCGGCAGATACAAAGGCTGATGGAAAGGATAACCAGAACACCAAgtcgaaggagaagaagccatcgCGCCTGTCCCGCATGTTCACGCGCTCCAAGAAGCAGGGTTCGTCAACCCCGGACAACCTCGCCGTTCCCGCGACCGAGGGCACAACCAAGCCGGAATCGGCCGAGAAGGAATGGGCCGACCTCTCTCGCTTGTTAGACAAGCTCAACCTGTCGTCTTCGGGCTCCATCTCTTCAGACGCAAAAGACCTATTGGTTCGGCCGTTTGTCCAAATTCTCAAGGATCTCGCCAACGGTGTCCCCACAGCAGTTGATGACCttgtctccctcctcgacggccGGAATGACATCCTCACCAAGACCTTTGAGAAGCTGCCTTCGTCTCTCCAGAAACTAGTGACTCAGCTTCCCAAGAAGCTCACCTCTAGCCTTGCCCCGGAAATTCTAGCCATGGCCGCGGAAGCGCAGGGGCTGGATAAATCCAAGATTAATGCTGACGAGGGGCTGAAGGGGGCAGCCAAGTTCTTTATGCCAAAGAACCTGAGTGATTTGGCACTCACCCCAGCGTTGATCAAGACCATGCTCAAGGCCATCTTGAATGCGCTGAAGACCAAGTTTCCCATGTTGGCGGGAACAAGCGCGTTGTGGAGCGTGGCTGTTTTCCTGTTGCTGTTTGTGCTGTGGTATTGTCATAAACGAggcagagaggagagggagaagaaggagaaagaagaggctgagggggagggggagaagaaggaaggggaggcggACGGGGAGGCAGTCAGTGGAgagcgggtggtggaggaggtcttgCAGAATGAGAGGGCCGGGGACGGGACGGTGGCTGGCCAAGGGGGTAACGGGgaactggtggtggtcgttgaCGCGCCGGGTAAGGGGGTTCCCAAGTAA